One stretch of Candidatus Binatia bacterium DNA includes these proteins:
- a CDS encoding DUF2961 domain-containing protein — protein MWNVVDPSRIDLRFDSRAVTFENPTGERGAGGRSYGGRKGAPSRRIEAGDTVVLADLHGPGTLRHIWMTFSPA, from the coding sequence ATGTGGAACGTGGTCGACCCATCACGTATCGATTTGCGGTTTGATTCGCGTGCGGTGACTTTCGAGAATCCCACCGGTGAGCGGGGCGCCGGGGGTCGGTCGTACGGCGGACGCAAAGGCGCGCCGTCGCGGCGCATCGAAGCGGGTGACACCGTGGTGCTGGCCGATCTCCACGGGCCGGGCACGCTCCGGCACATCTGGATGACGTTTTCACCGGCG